The following coding sequences are from one Gossypium hirsutum isolate 1008001.06 chromosome A12, Gossypium_hirsutum_v2.1, whole genome shotgun sequence window:
- the LOC107937203 gene encoding transcription factor TCP20, protein MEPKGKGKGKGKGKGSNHHPQEVPTCLTPQKAENNKPAEIKNLQIMIASKDDNKKQLAPKRSSNKDRHKKVDGRGRRIRMPALCAARIFQLTRELGHKSDGETIQWLLQQSEPFIIAATGTGTIPASALAAAGASVCAQGNSVSAGLHTKMGLGACTGSKDRNNWAMLGGNLGRSQIPSGAWSSSNGIGSGLVQASEQSTSASNFGNENSNHIHQNYGFQGLEFPNINMGFVSFSSLLNGSNPQVPGLELGLSQDPNFGVSNSQAFSHFYPQIGQQRGGVRPLNQQQIVADKDNSQGSKQ, encoded by the coding sequence ATGGAGCCTAAGGGCAAGGGCAAGGGCAAGGGCAAGGGCAAGGGCTCAAATCATCATCCACAAGAGGTGCCCACCTGCTTGACTCCTCAGAAAGCAGAGAACAATAAACCTGCAGAAATAAAAAACTTGCAAATCATGATTGCGAGCAAAGATGATAACAAGAAGCAACTAGCTCCCAAAAGAAGCTCAAACAAAGACAGGCACAAGAAAGTAGATGGCAGAGGTAGAAGAATAAGGATGCCTGCTCTGTGCGCCGCCAGGATTTTCCAATTGACCCGAGAATTGGGTCACAAATCCGATGGCGAGACCATTCAGTGGTTGTTGCAGCAATCGGAACCATTTATCATTGCTGCAACTGGAACTGGGACGATTCCCGCTTCAGCTCTGGCGGCTGCTGGAGCCTCTGTTTGTGCGCAGGGGAACTCTGTCTCTGCTGGTTTGCATACCAAAATGGGACTGGGGGCATGTACTGGGTCCAAAGATAGGAATAATTGGGCAATGTTGGGTGGTAATTTAGGAAGATCCCAAATCCCAAGTGGGGCATGGTCTTCTAGTAATGGAATTGGATCAGGGCTTGTTCAAGCTTCAGAGCAATCCACATCAGCTTCAAATTTTGGGAATGAAAACTCAAATCATATCCACCAAAACTATGGGTTCCAGGGGCTTGAATTTCCAAATATTAATATGGGTTTTGTGAGTTTTTCGTCGCTGCTCAACGGTAGTAACCCCCAGGTTCCAGGTTTGGAGCTTGGGCTTTCACAGGATCCGAATTTTGGTGTGTCTAATTCCCAAGCTTTTAGCCACTTTTACCCGCAGATTGGGCAGCAGCGAGGTGGTGTACGTCCCTTGAATCAGCAGCAGATTGTTGCTGATAAGGATAATTCCCAGGGATCCAAGCAGTAG